A section of the Methanococcus voltae genome encodes:
- the glmU gene encoding bifunctional sugar-1-phosphate nucleotidylyltransferase/acetyltransferase — protein sequence MDALILCAGKGTRLRPLTDNTPKPMIPIAGKPIVVHLVDKIKDSVNNIYILVGYQKEAIINYFTSNEEYYNYNIQFIEQIKQLGTGHAVLMLKEYLESNNALEDLNDFLVINGDIVFEDNLNDFINEDIDDSKNYMGALRVPNPENFGVILTDNDNNILKIVEKPSKEELPSLNSNLVNAGIYRFKKDIFDILKDLKPSLRNEIELPDAIDELILSHKIKAITINGYWDDIGRPWDILKANKELLNNIKPDIRGEIQENVVIRGNVIIEKGAIIRPNTVIEGPAIIKKGADIGPLAHIRPYTILMENTHAGNSSEIKNSLIMEGSKIPHLSYVGDSIVGKNCNFGCNTITANLRFDDKPPKVIIKGVPTPSTRKMGVIMGDNVKTGIQVSFMPGVKVGSNSWIGANTIVDKDIENNTIAFKKQEIEIIKKKI from the coding sequence TTGGATGCTTTAATATTATGTGCAGGTAAAGGAACTCGTTTAAGACCTTTAACGGACAATACGCCTAAACCAATGATACCAATAGCTGGAAAACCTATAGTTGTGCATTTGGTTGATAAAATAAAGGATAGTGTAAACAATATTTATATACTCGTTGGTTATCAAAAAGAAGCAATAATTAATTATTTTACATCAAATGAGGAATATTATAACTACAATATTCAGTTTATTGAGCAAATTAAACAGCTTGGGACGGGACACGCTGTTTTAATGTTAAAAGAATATTTGGAAAGTAATAATGCTTTGGAAGATTTAAATGATTTTTTAGTGATAAATGGGGACATAGTATTTGAAGATAATCTCAATGACTTTATAAATGAAGATATCGATGATTCTAAAAACTATATGGGTGCTTTAAGAGTTCCTAATCCTGAAAATTTTGGAGTAATACTCACCGATAATGATAATAATATCTTAAAAATCGTAGAAAAACCTTCAAAAGAGGAATTGCCTTCTTTGAACTCTAATTTAGTTAATGCGGGGATATATAGATTTAAAAAAGATATATTCGATATTTTGAAAGATTTAAAGCCTTCTCTTAGAAATGAAATAGAACTACCTGACGCAATCGATGAACTAATATTATCCCATAAAATAAAAGCAATAACCATAAATGGTTATTGGGATGACATTGGACGACCTTGGGATATTTTAAAGGCAAACAAGGAGCTTTTAAATAATATAAAGCCCGATATTAGGGGAGAAATTCAAGAAAACGTCGTAATTAGGGGCAATGTAATAATAGAAAAAGGTGCCATAATACGACCAAATACTGTAATTGAAGGACCCGCAATTATAAAAAAAGGTGCAGATATCGGTCCTTTGGCACATATTAGACCATATACAATACTTATGGAAAATACTCACGCAGGAAACTCCTCTGAAATTAAAAATTCGCTTATAATGGAAGGTAGTAAGATTCCACATTTATCCTATGTGGGCGATAGTATCGTCGGCAAAAATTGTAATTTTGGATGTAATACCATCACTGCAAATTTGCGATTTGATGACAAACCTCCGAAAGTCATTATAAAAGGAGTTCCGACACCAAGTACTCGCAAGATGGGGGTTATAATGGGTGATAATGTAAAAACCGGCATACAAGTTTCATTTATGCCCGGGGTAAAAGTCGGAAGTAATTCGTGGATAGGTGCAAATACAATAGTTGATAAAGATATCGAGAATAATACGATTGCATTTAAAAAACAAGAAATTGAAATTATAAAAAAGAAAATATAA
- a CDS encoding tRNA(Ile)(2)-agmatinylcytidine synthase yields the protein MYIGIDDTDSREKYCTTYVGTLIVEELLKLGYILEEPRLIRMNPMVKYKTRGNGGVCLKIVGKIGAEDTKKNNSNKNNSNNGTPKNIEYDYKQALEDFNRGNIDYEALSKESNCKSSLKSHIKSLKSLKSYRTTLNPEITEESYKLSKSEYLEVKTIVSSIVEKYTDFDCSTTNPGIVLINSRLTRQKKAILKNYYNSVLTEIVSLDEAEAIIKKVGAEYIKYKKGLGIIGSLGAISSYFSENQTYTYELLAYRENDKWGTERYVIDSSVVEMDKMTYPYTFNNVDNNKNIIAPNTKCPVLYGIRGVSKEILFNAKEIVESENIDKYMIYRTNQGTDHHLRIMNIADARENTGAILSGYISEEFTEITGGHVLIELTDSTGSINCIAYEPTKKFRHIIRELAIGDLITVYGTIREEPYQLNIEKINVVKLNNLYEKVKKCECGGTLKSKGVSSGYKCNKCGKRLKYDEIPKIQIVRNLREGFYEVPPSARRHLSMPLSLINYLPNNLR from the coding sequence ATGTATATTGGAATTGACGACACGGATAGTAGGGAAAAGTACTGTACTACATATGTGGGTACTTTAATCGTAGAGGAACTACTTAAATTAGGTTATATACTTGAAGAACCTCGTTTAATAAGAATGAACCCTATGGTGAAGTATAAAACCCGGGGAAATGGTGGAGTTTGCCTTAAAATTGTTGGAAAAATTGGGGCAGAAGATACTAAAAAAAATAATTCTAATAAAAATAATTCTAATAATGGTACTCCCAAAAATATAGAATATGACTATAAACAAGCACTCGAAGATTTTAACAGAGGCAATATTGATTATGAAGCTCTTTCAAAAGAATCCAATTGTAAATCAAGCTTGAAATCACACATTAAATCACTTAAATCACTTAAGTCATATAGGACGACACTAAATCCTGAAATCACTGAAGAAAGTTATAAATTATCAAAATCTGAATATTTAGAAGTAAAAACAATTGTATCAAGTATTGTGGAAAAATACACTGATTTTGACTGTTCCACAACTAATCCCGGAATTGTTTTAATAAATTCAAGGTTAACAAGGCAAAAAAAGGCAATATTAAAAAATTATTATAACAGTGTTTTAACCGAAATTGTAAGTTTAGATGAAGCTGAAGCTATCATTAAAAAAGTGGGTGCAGAATATATAAAATATAAAAAAGGACTCGGTATAATCGGTTCTTTAGGTGCAATCTCCTCCTATTTCTCAGAAAATCAAACTTACACATATGAACTTTTGGCATACCGAGAAAATGATAAATGGGGTACTGAACGATATGTAATCGACAGTTCGGTAGTGGAAATGGATAAAATGACTTATCCATATACTTTTAATAATGTGGACAATAATAAAAATATAATTGCTCCAAATACAAAATGTCCGGTTTTGTATGGCATAAGGGGAGTTTCAAAAGAAATACTTTTTAATGCAAAAGAGATTGTGGAATCTGAAAATATTGATAAATATATGATATATCGGACAAATCAGGGAACTGACCACCATTTAAGGATAATGAATATTGCAGACGCAAGGGAAAATACGGGAGCAATCTTATCGGGATACATTAGTGAGGAATTCACCGAAATAACCGGCGGACACGTGTTAATTGAACTAACGGATAGTACTGGTAGTATAAACTGTATTGCATATGAGCCAACTAAAAAATTTAGGCACATCATAAGAGAATTGGCAATCGGTGATTTAATAACTGTTTATGGCACAATTAGGGAAGAACCTTATCAGTTAAATATTGAAAAAATAAACGTTGTAAAATTGAATAATCTCTATGAAAAAGTTAAAAAGTGTGAATGTGGCGGTACTCTAAAATCTAAGGGCGTATCAAGCGGTTATAAATGTAATAAATGTGGTAAGCGTTTAAAATATGATGAAATTCCAAAAATACAAATTGTTAGAAATTTAAGAGAAGGATTTTACGAAGTGCCACCTTCTGCAAGACGTCATTTAAGTATGCCTTTAAGTTTAATTAATTATTTGCCAAATAACTTAAGATAA
- a CDS encoding DUF1786 domain-containing protein, with translation MNVFCIDIGNGTQDILYYNDEKNIENAVKLILPSPTQILGSKISKLKENLRIDGEIMGGGAVSFQILKKIKQGYTVEISERCARTIRDDLDQVRQKGVIIKDNIENPNVILKDLDFSTYKNIFSTLNMDFDPDYVCVACQDHGFVKGQSDRITRFKYFKEKLSETRNPYDFYFENSKTGYFTRFNAILSSLESENENYKGFVMDSKIASVCGIMNYANEQKINEYIGLDIGNGHTLGVSIKNNLIYGLYEHHTRLLTTEKLLDYNEKLKNCTLTTEEIYNDEGHGACSLESLNTNLTKTYIAGPNRRIFKDYGEYAYSGGDVMITGCVGLLDTLNYKLNKKTVY, from the coding sequence ATGAATGTTTTTTGCATAGATATCGGAAATGGTACTCAGGATATATTATACTACAACGATGAAAAGAACATCGAAAACGCCGTAAAATTAATATTGCCATCTCCTACTCAAATACTTGGTAGTAAAATATCTAAACTAAAGGAAAACTTAAGAATTGATGGTGAAATAATGGGTGGCGGTGCTGTAAGTTTTCAAATATTAAAAAAAATTAAACAGGGTTATACTGTAGAAATTTCCGAAAGGTGCGCAAGGACGATAAGGGATGATTTAGACCAAGTTAGGCAAAAAGGAGTTATTATAAAGGATAATATTGAAAATCCAAATGTTATATTGAAAGACTTAGATTTTAGCACCTATAAAAACATTTTTAGTACTTTAAATATGGATTTTGACCCTGATTACGTATGTGTAGCTTGTCAAGACCACGGTTTTGTAAAAGGTCAAAGTGATAGAATTACTCGCTTTAAATATTTTAAGGAAAAACTTTCAGAAACGAGAAATCCATATGATTTTTATTTTGAAAATTCGAAAACTGGGTATTTTACAAGATTTAATGCCATATTAAGTTCTTTAGAATCAGAAAACGAAAATTACAAGGGTTTTGTAATGGACAGTAAAATAGCATCAGTTTGTGGGATTATGAACTATGCAAATGAACAAAAAATAAATGAATATATCGGTTTAGATATCGGAAATGGTCATACTTTAGGAGTTTCGATTAAAAATAATCTTATTTACGGGTTATACGAACACCATACTCGTTTATTGACTACAGAAAAGTTATTGGATTACAACGAAAAGCTTAAAAACTGTACTCTAACAACTGAAGAGATATACAATGACGAAGGTCATGGAGCTTGTTCTTTAGAATCTCTAAATACAAATTTGACCAAAACTTATATTGCAGGACCTAACCGACGTATATTCAAAGATTATGGTGAATACGCCTATTCTGGTGGTGATGTAATGATTACTGGCTGTGTGGGTCTATTAGATACTTTAAATTATAAATTAAATAAAAAAACAGTATATTAA
- a CDS encoding MarR family transcriptional regulator, with translation MVSQDKILTEFYKNDGILSTNDLKELVGVSKHETLRNVSKSMNTLISKKIVGKVRGPKNTSIYFLVAPYEFIMDEKEKNKLIEDFCMNIIRKVALEYNNCKTFEKNGTIILKYGNSYQIKNYLKILKLIMDYFNKPITYILHDNYLLITKNLHIEIDVYNVESLISEMDKTLEKNKKGLNLLNTDVKYTFNRKKSLEE, from the coding sequence ATGGTTTCTCAAGATAAAATATTAACCGAATTCTATAAAAACGATGGTATTCTGTCCACAAATGATTTAAAAGAATTAGTGGGCGTTTCTAAGCACGAAACACTTCGAAATGTGTCAAAATCTATGAACACATTAATCTCTAAAAAAATTGTTGGAAAAGTAAGGGGTCCAAAAAATACCTCCATATATTTTTTAGTAGCCCCTTATGAATTTATTATGGACGAAAAAGAAAAAAATAAACTAATAGAAGACTTTTGTATGAATATTATTAGGAAAGTTGCATTAGAATACAATAATTGCAAAACTTTTGAAAAAAATGGAACTATTATTTTAAAATATGGTAATTCATATCAAATAAAAAATTATTTAAAAATCTTAAAATTGATTATGGATTATTTTAATAAGCCTATTACATATATACTCCACGATAATTACCTTTTAATTACTAAAAACTTACATATTGAGATAGATGTTTATAATGTTGAATCATTAATCTCAGAAATGGATAAAACACTTGAAAAAAATAAAAAAGGATTAAATTTACTCAATACAGACGTAAAATACACATTTAATCGTAAAAAATCATTAGAAGAATAA
- the lysA gene encoding diaminopimelate decarboxylase codes for MISKKDGILHIDGYKIEEIAEKYGTPLYIMSETQIKNNFEKYTQAFNRYTEETGKEVIFSFAYKANTNLAITTLLNKMGCGADVVSSGELYIAKLSKVPSNKIVFNGNCKLVEEIKMGIETDIRAFNVDGISDLILINETAKEMGKIANVSFRVNPNVDPKTHPKISTGLKKNKFGLDIEDGTALKAIKMALEMENVNVVGIHCHIGSQLTQIDPFIEEANKLMEFIVSLSEEGIKMRDLNIGGGLGIPYDKNTKIPVQDDLAKAVIDTIMTYSDKIELPNLIIEPGRSIVGTSGILVGKTIHRKETKVANWIMIDAGMNDMMRPAIYEAYHEITPCTIREGTEEVLNIAGGLCESSDVFGKDRKIPTIQVGDYVAVLDVGAYGISMANNYNSRGKPAMVLTNENEISLIRERESLSDLIAKDRVPNHLL; via the coding sequence ATGATATCCAAAAAAGACGGTATATTGCATATTGACGGCTATAAAATAGAAGAAATTGCAGAAAAATACGGTACTCCTTTGTATATTATGAGTGAAACGCAAATAAAAAATAATTTCGAAAAATACACTCAAGCATTTAATAGATACACCGAAGAAACAGGAAAAGAAGTAATATTTTCATTTGCATACAAGGCAAATACAAATCTTGCAATAACCACACTTTTGAATAAAATGGGCTGTGGGGCGGATGTGGTAAGTAGCGGAGAACTCTACATCGCAAAATTATCCAAAGTGCCTTCAAATAAAATAGTATTTAACGGAAACTGTAAATTAGTTGAAGAAATAAAAATGGGAATCGAAACTGATATTAGAGCTTTTAATGTAGACGGTATAAGCGATTTAATCCTTATTAACGAAACTGCCAAAGAAATGGGTAAAATAGCAAATGTTTCATTTAGGGTAAATCCAAACGTAGACCCAAAAACACACCCTAAAATTTCAACTGGTTTAAAGAAAAATAAATTTGGATTGGATATAGAAGACGGAACTGCATTAAAAGCTATTAAAATGGCATTAGAAATGGAAAATGTAAATGTAGTAGGTATCCACTGTCATATTGGTTCACAATTAACTCAAATTGACCCATTCATTGAAGAAGCAAATAAATTAATGGAATTCATTGTTTCATTAAGCGAAGAAGGAATAAAAATGCGAGACCTTAATATCGGTGGAGGTTTAGGTATCCCATACGATAAAAATACAAAAATCCCAGTTCAAGATGACCTCGCAAAAGCTGTAATTGATACGATTATGACCTACAGCGATAAAATAGAGCTTCCAAACTTGATAATTGAGCCTGGTAGGAGTATTGTAGGTACTTCAGGTATTTTAGTTGGTAAAACAATCCACAGAAAAGAAACAAAAGTGGCTAACTGGATAATGATTGATGCAGGTATGAACGATATGATGAGACCGGCAATTTACGAAGCATACCACGAAATAACGCCTTGTACAATCAGAGAAGGAACTGAGGAAGTTTTAAATATTGCAGGCGGTTTGTGTGAAAGTTCAGACGTTTTCGGAAAAGATAGGAAAATTCCTACAATCCAAGTTGGAGATTACGTTGCAGTACTTGACGTAGGTGCTTACGGTATCAGTATGGCAAATAATTACAATTCAAGAGGAAAACCAGCAATGGTTTTAACTAATGAAAATGAAATTAGCTTAATACGTGAAAGAGAGTCCTTATCAGACTTAATTGCTAAAGATAGGGTGCCAAATCATTTATTATAA
- a CDS encoding DUF167 domain-containing protein: MSKSAELTKLLDEVVKEASNGVYVNIDVSTNAKKNEIGKINEWRKRLEIRIKQQPVEGKANKAILKFIKSELNLKTDVEIATGSTNSQKTLFFKDLDKNTILKKLNLLNSID; this comes from the coding sequence ATGAGTAAATCCGCAGAACTGACAAAATTACTGGATGAAGTTGTAAAAGAAGCCAGCAACGGCGTATATGTTAATATCGACGTTAGCACAAATGCCAAAAAAAATGAAATCGGAAAAATCAACGAATGGCGAAAAAGGTTGGAAATACGTATAAAACAGCAACCTGTTGAAGGTAAGGCAAATAAAGCCATATTAAAATTTATAAAATCAGAATTAAATCTAAAAACAGACGTAGAAATAGCAACTGGCTCTACAAATAGTCAAAAGACGTTGTTTTTCAAAGATTTGGATAAAAATACGATTTTGAAAAAATTAAATTTACTAAACTCAATTGATTAA
- a CDS encoding YcaO-related McrA-glycine thioamidation protein gives MDNLQKNTKINYTLAAYRLCSPEETLEKIEPILKRIGVTRTARIDGLDRIGVPVYSSIRPEAKEGAISVYAGKGATETQAKVSSSMEAIERYCAEQDEYTPLKSTNNPKNPVNLYDLIIPTLNTLSKNDNTANNVNDGNTTNDDINNDNSIESSLNNSNLNISVVEWVEGYDIINNENVEVPANSVFHPYEAKTGKWLFRSNTNGLASGNSYDEAVFHGILEVVERDAWSISELSRNTYRKINVSDAKNPLIHEMLIKFRKAKINVILKDLTSEIGIPTIACISDEDVLKDPALLCMGVGCHLDPEIAVIRALTEVAQSRATQIHGAREDTVRADLIRKVEYDRMKRIQRRWFNHKEEINISELHNYASYDLKKDIETTKTMLKNNGFDKIIVLDLNKSTVDDVNVVRVIIPKMEIYAVDNARISKNVKERIKKNLMGTRTIV, from the coding sequence ATGGATAATTTGCAAAAAAATACCAAAATAAATTACACATTAGCAGCTTATAGGTTGTGTTCTCCAGAGGAAACCCTTGAAAAAATTGAACCAATTTTAAAAAGGATTGGTGTGACAAGAACCGCAAGAATTGATGGACTTGACCGAATTGGGGTACCTGTTTATTCCTCAATACGACCCGAGGCTAAAGAGGGAGCTATAAGTGTTTACGCCGGTAAAGGGGCAACTGAAACACAGGCAAAAGTTTCATCATCAATGGAAGCAATAGAACGGTACTGTGCAGAACAGGACGAATATACGCCACTTAAATCAACAAATAATCCGAAAAACCCCGTAAATTTGTATGATTTAATAATACCTACATTAAATACACTTTCAAAAAATGATAATACTGCGAATAATGTAAATGACGGTAATACTACTAATGATGACATTAATAACGACAATTCAATCGAATCAAGCTTGAATAATTCAAATTTAAATATTTCCGTGGTCGAATGGGTTGAAGGTTATGATATCATAAACAATGAAAACGTTGAAGTCCCTGCAAACAGTGTTTTTCACCCTTATGAAGCTAAAACCGGTAAATGGTTGTTCAGAAGTAATACAAACGGTTTAGCTTCCGGTAATTCTTACGACGAAGCAGTTTTTCACGGAATACTTGAGGTAGTAGAACGTGATGCTTGGAGTATATCCGAGTTATCCCGAAATACATATCGAAAAATAAATGTAAGTGATGCAAAAAACCCCCTTATTCACGAAATGCTCATAAAATTCAGAAAAGCAAAAATAAACGTAATTTTAAAGGATTTAACGAGTGAAATTGGGATACCAACTATTGCTTGCATAAGTGATGAAGACGTGTTAAAAGACCCTGCTCTTTTATGTATGGGCGTAGGTTGTCATTTAGACCCTGAAATAGCAGTTATAAGGGCATTAACTGAGGTAGCTCAAAGTAGGGCAACTCAAATACACGGTGCAAGAGAAGATACTGTAAGAGCTGATTTAATTCGTAAGGTAGAATATGACAGAATGAAGAGAATACAGAGAAGATGGTTTAACCACAAAGAAGAAATTAATATAAGCGAATTACATAACTACGCAAGTTATGACCTAAAAAAAGATATCGAGACTACAAAAACAATGTTAAAAAACAATGGGTTTGATAAAATTATTGTTTTGGATTTAAACAAGTCTACGGTCGATGATGTGAATGTAGTACGAGTAATTATTCCTAAAATGGAAATTTATGCTGTCGATAACGCCCGAATTTCCAAAAATGTAAAAGAAAGAATTAAAAAAAATTTGATGGGTACAAGAACAATTGTGTAA
- a CDS encoding UPF0146 family protein, whose product MIIKEFKEEKFKLVKPLYNYILDNYLLENPDLQILELGVGFYFEMALKLKQNNYNITVMDFNQEAVLNANYLGLDAFKDDLFNPNLKLYDSYDLMYSVRPPRDLQNDIARIAKLNDCNLIIQPLSNETALESLKPVCYNGKILCKL is encoded by the coding sequence ATGATTATAAAAGAATTTAAAGAAGAAAAATTTAAACTTGTAAAACCATTGTATAATTATATTTTGGATAATTATCTTTTAGAAAACCCTGATTTACAAATTTTAGAGTTAGGTGTTGGTTTTTACTTTGAAATGGCATTAAAATTAAAACAAAATAACTATAACATTACAGTAATGGATTTTAATCAAGAAGCAGTACTTAACGCAAATTATTTGGGTTTAGACGCTTTTAAAGATGACCTTTTCAACCCAAACCTTAAATTATATGATTCTTATGATTTAATGTATTCAGTACGCCCGCCTCGTGATTTGCAGAATGATATTGCCCGTATTGCAAAATTAAATGATTGTAATTTAATTATACAACCATTGTCTAACGAAACAGCTTTAGAATCATTAAAACCAGTATGTTATAATGGTAAAATACTCTGTAAATTATAA
- a CDS encoding PhoU domain-containing protein, with translation MMRGKDATLHAILNTIIDDEPETQDEIAEKLDVSRRYVAKLLKPLIDDKVVKHPYVLNIDKIKDYGKYIEEEKFFGQIINSLHEMGNCVVEHNAKIINALNKNDIEEAKSIIVMDYMLNRMEDELNLLIKMKYSKYLTNEQILLITAIASNIERCGDYLSNIAEEIVDGLIIGDNIKPDIHELQKTMTNMFPIAMQMTIDREVNMDIYEQEKKLHRIIDKLLDKISKQPTEQSNILKYIEFGMFLKDVERFGDRSIKIYELSRELHYNIPSSNKIPENVRNS, from the coding sequence ATGATGAGAGGCAAAGATGCAACATTGCATGCGATATTAAATACCATAATCGATGACGAACCTGAAACTCAGGACGAAATTGCGGAAAAATTAGATGTAAGTAGGAGATACGTTGCAAAACTTTTAAAACCACTTATCGACGATAAAGTAGTTAAACATCCTTATGTACTAAATATTGACAAAATAAAAGATTATGGAAAATATATTGAAGAAGAAAAGTTTTTTGGTCAAATTATTAATTCATTGCACGAAATGGGGAATTGTGTGGTGGAACATAATGCCAAAATAATAAATGCACTTAATAAAAACGATATAGAAGAAGCTAAATCGATTATAGTTATGGATTATATGTTAAATCGTATGGAAGACGAGTTAAATTTATTAATAAAAATGAAATATTCAAAATATTTAACTAATGAGCAAATTTTACTTATAACTGCTATAGCATCAAATATTGAGCGATGTGGGGACTATTTATCCAACATTGCCGAAGAAATAGTCGATGGGTTGATAATTGGCGATAATATCAAACCAGATATCCACGAATTGCAAAAAACGATGACAAATATGTTTCCAATTGCTATGCAAATGACAATTGATAGGGAAGTAAATATGGATATATACGAACAAGAGAAAAAATTGCACCGGATTATCGATAAATTATTAGATAAAATAAGTAAACAACCTACAGAACAGTCTAATATATTAAAATATATTGAATTTGGTATGTTTTTAAAAGACGTTGAGAGATTTGGAGATAGGAGTATTAAAATCTATGAATTAAGTAGGGAATTACATTATAATATCCCCTCAAGCAACAAAATTCCTGAAAACGTTAGAAATAGTTAG
- a CDS encoding 2-isopropylmalate synthase, which produces MNNKKLKEENKKENKKENNNKNNNKNNNKNNNKNNNKNNNKNNNGVNLKNLEIFDTTLRDGEQTPEVSFPIKAKLEIASKLDELGVNTIEAGFPITSNGEFEAVKKIKQLDLNATICGLSRCSNKDIDAVIDCDLDRIHLFIATSPLHREYKLKKSKEQILNKISESIIYAKEHGLSVEFSAEDATRTELDYLIRVYKEAITSKVDYIDIPDTVGILTPKKMENLIKDLKSGLETNKAINNSSTLTNQINIKSNMQMPVLSVHCHNDFGLAVANSLSAFEQGVSQIHCTVNGIGERAGNTDLAEFVSSLKFLCGIEPETLTIKTELLSDISKLVAHYTNIPIAPNKPLVGRNAFAHESGIHTHGVIANALTYEPISPFDVGNKRRLVLGKHAGAHSIKLKLQEMGLNVGKNLSTEQFEEIVDKIKALGDKGKLVLDADLRAIIKDVTSKVIKSKRVVNLEQLAVITGINVIPTASVAVNIAGKRYKASEMGVGPVDASLKALESVVGETVKAKLIEYTINAATGGSDAIADVVVKLENNKKIVTAKSTSEDVVHASVEAVIEGINRLLDESTIN; this is translated from the coding sequence ATGAACAACAAAAAACTAAAAGAAGAAAATAAAAAAGAAAATAAAAAAGAAAATAATAATAAAAATAATAATAAAAATAATAATAAAAATAATAATAAAAATAATAATAAAAATAATAATAAAAATAATAATGGAGTCAATCTAAAAAACTTAGAAATTTTTGATACGACACTGAGGGATGGGGAACAAACGCCTGAAGTATCATTCCCAATAAAAGCAAAATTAGAAATTGCAAGTAAATTAGATGAACTTGGTGTAAATACAATAGAAGCAGGTTTTCCAATAACTTCGAACGGTGAATTTGAAGCTGTTAAAAAGATAAAGCAGTTAGATTTAAATGCAACAATTTGTGGACTCTCAAGATGCTCTAACAAAGATATTGATGCAGTAATCGATTGTGATTTAGATAGAATACATCTTTTTATTGCAACATCGCCACTGCATAGGGAATATAAGCTAAAAAAATCCAAAGAACAAATACTGAATAAAATTTCAGAGTCCATAATTTACGCAAAGGAACACGGTTTAAGCGTAGAATTTTCCGCCGAAGATGCTACAAGAACGGAACTTGATTACTTAATAAGGGTTTATAAGGAAGCGATAACTTCAAAAGTGGATTATATAGACATACCTGATACAGTAGGTATATTAACGCCTAAAAAAATGGAAAATTTAATAAAAGATTTAAAATCAGGTTTGGAAACCAATAAAGCGATAAATAATAGTTCAACTTTAACAAATCAAATAAATATAAAATCAAATATGCAAATGCCTGTATTATCCGTACATTGCCACAATGATTTTGGTTTAGCCGTAGCTAACTCATTATCGGCTTTTGAACAAGGAGTTTCTCAAATACACTGTACTGTGAACGGCATAGGTGAAAGAGCAGGAAATACCGACCTTGCGGAATTTGTTTCAAGTTTAAAATTTTTATGCGGAATCGAACCTGAAACCCTAACTATAAAAACGGAACTTTTATCCGATATCTCAAAACTCGTAGCTCATTATACAAATATACCAATAGCTCCAAATAAACCTTTAGTTGGCAGAAATGCGTTTGCGCACGAAAGTGGGATACATACACACGGCGTAATTGCAAATGCACTAACTTATGAACCGATAAGTCCTTTTGACGTGGGCAATAAAAGAAGATTAGTTTTAGGAAAACACGCCGGTGCTCACTCTATAAAGTTAAAACTTCAAGAAATGGGTTTAAATGTTGGGAAAAACCTATCAACCGAGCAATTTGAAGAAATTGTTGACAAAATAAAGGCACTCGGTGATAAGGGTAAATTGGTATTAGATGCTGATTTAAGGGCAATTATAAAAGATGTTACTTCTAAAGTAATTAAATCAAAGCGTGTTGTAAATTTGGAACAATTAGCAGTAATAACTGGCATAAATGTTATACCTACGGCGAGTGTAGCGGTTAATATTGCAGGTAAACGATATAAAGCTTCTGAAATGGGTGTCGGTCCAGTTGACGCATCTTTAAAAGCTCTTGAAAGTGTCGTTGGTGAAACTGTAAAAGCAAAACTTATCGAATATACCATAAATGCAGCTACTGGTGGTAGTGATGCCATTGCAGACGTGGTTGTTAAGTTAGAAAACAACAAAAAAATAGTGACTGCAAAATCTACAAGTGAAGATGTAGTTCACGCTTCCGTTGAGGCAGTAATCGAGGGTATTAATAGATTGCTCGATGAAAGTACGATTAATTAA